Proteins from one Bactrocera neohumeralis isolate Rockhampton chromosome 3, APGP_CSIRO_Bneo_wtdbg2-racon-allhic-juicebox.fasta_v2, whole genome shotgun sequence genomic window:
- the LOC126752193 gene encoding uncharacterized protein LOC126752193 isoform X2, producing MIGSSHSISQYALQLKFYCIETIQSVSEAEIMSRRRKCNKLVESENESVDEFSDEEHYNDVLKTAGAQNLFNNPVMAFLATLSSIIFWCIYWLAKALIVFAGIFMIITFIFPHKIVGLLNRFLDQQKVEQYFKDEL from the exons ATGATAGGCAGCAG ccACTCAATTAGTCAATACGCACTGCAATTAAAATTCTACTGCATCGAAACAATACAATCCGTTAGTGAAGCAGAAATTATGAGTAGGCGacgaaaatgcaacaaattgGTGGAATCTGAGAATGAGAGTGTGGATGAGTTCAGCGATGAAGAGCACTACAATGATGTGCTAAAAACTGCGGGGGCACAGAATTTATTTAACAACCCTGTAATGGCATTTCTCGCTACACTGAGCAGCATAATTTTCTGGTGCATCTATTGGTTGGCAAAGGCGCTGATCGTG tttgctGGCATCTTTATGATTATTACCTTCATATTTCCACATAAAATCGTTGGACTTCTCAACCGCTTTTTGGATCAGCAGAAAGTGGAGCAGTACTTCAAGGATGAGTTGTAG
- the LOC126752174 gene encoding translocation protein SEC62 isoform X1 has translation MEEETHHHEEEEEQYVEDDGDEYTGPGEQEVEKPSKEEFKVAKWMKANVKSKKTKFLSHNVQYFISNKALDALLKSKFAQGNDALFTTREQAIEFLDVMLEHKFFHRAKKVPVSLEEMRGSGATTGSKTTKNKSDEKEPQHKKKEKDEKKDTEAEAEASGANGMGDGNISAGAGSGGGGAVEKKEKRKRKIRLDMHHEQVFVDGSEPYIWIYDPIPIHYWIYGLILLLGAILICLFPLWPPLLRKGVYYLSVAAAGFLVLILTLTVIRLIVFTLVWLVTYGKLHFWLLPNLTEDVGFFASFWPLYESNYVAEEEKSKSSEKRNKSKSKKKEKDSDAEEDTAPEAIPLEAEKIEEVKEHDADIELRRRKATGDNTACAVEAASSSAADGVDNSEATAESDVKGSHTPSESDSEISAKDQFEIISSSEVHNVN, from the exons GAGTACACAGGCCCCGGCGAACAAGAAGTTGAGAAGCCATCGAAGGAGGAATTCAAGGTCGCCAAATGGATGAAAGCAAACGTCAAATCAAAGAAAACGAAATTCCTCAGCCATAATGTGCAGTATTTCATATCGAATAAGGCGCTAGATGCCTTGCTAAAATCGAAATTCGCACAAGGCAATGACGCGCTCTTCACCACACGTGAACAGGCTATCGAATTTTTGGATGTGATGTTGGAGCATAAATTTTTCCATCGCGCCAAAAAAGTGCCCGTCTCGTTGGAGGAGATGCGCGGCAGTGGGGCAACTACAGGTAGCAAAACAACGAAAAACAAAAGTGATGAAAAAGAGCCACAGCACAAGAAGAAGGAGAAGGATGAGAAGAAAGATACCGAGGCTGAAGCCGAAGCCAGCGGTGCCAATGGCATGGGTGATGGCAATATAAGTGCTGGTGCCGGCAGTGGTGGTGGCGGTGCAGTTGAGAAGAAAGAGAAGCGCAAGCGAAAAATACGCTTGGACATGCATCATGAACAGGTTTTCGTTGATGGTTCCGAGCCGTACATTTGGATTTATGACCCCATACCAATACACTACTGGATTTACGGTCTAATCTTATTGCTGGGCGCCATACTGATTTGTTTGTTCCCACTCTGGCCACCACTTTTGCGTAAAGGTGTCTACTATTTGTCTGTGGCGGCGGCTGGATTCCTCGTACTCATATTGACTTTGACAGTAATACGTCTGATTGTTTTCACACTCGTATGGCTGGTGACTTATGGTAAATTGCATTTCTGGCTGCTGCCGAACTTAACCGAAGACGTTGGATTCTTTGCATCATTTTGGCCACTCTACGAA AGCAACTATGTTGCTGAGGAAGAAAAATCGAAATCCTCGGAGAAACGCAACAAGTCCAAATCTAAGAAGAAAGAGAAGGACAGCGATGCAGAAGAAGACACGGCACCCGAAGCGATACCACTGGAAGCGGAGAAGATCGAAGAGGTGAAGGAACATGACGCGGACATCGAGTTACGTCGCCGCAAAGCCACTGGCGATAACACTGCGTGCGCCGTAGAGGCCGCGAGTAGCAGTGCTGCAGATGGCGTTGATAACAGCGAAGCGACCGCTGAGTCAGACGTTAAAGG CTCGCACACTCCATCTGAATCAGATTCGGAAATCTCCGCCAAGGATCAGTTCGAGATCATCAGTTCGAGCGAAGTGCATAAtgttaattaa
- the LOC126752174 gene encoding translocation protein SEC62 isoform X2 encodes MSEKKRSRRRKDEYTGPGEQEVEKPSKEEFKVAKWMKANVKSKKTKFLSHNVQYFISNKALDALLKSKFAQGNDALFTTREQAIEFLDVMLEHKFFHRAKKVPVSLEEMRGSGATTGSKTTKNKSDEKEPQHKKKEKDEKKDTEAEAEASGANGMGDGNISAGAGSGGGGAVEKKEKRKRKIRLDMHHEQVFVDGSEPYIWIYDPIPIHYWIYGLILLLGAILICLFPLWPPLLRKGVYYLSVAAAGFLVLILTLTVIRLIVFTLVWLVTYGKLHFWLLPNLTEDVGFFASFWPLYESNYVAEEEKSKSSEKRNKSKSKKKEKDSDAEEDTAPEAIPLEAEKIEEVKEHDADIELRRRKATGDNTACAVEAASSSAADGVDNSEATAESDVKGSHTPSESDSEISAKDQFEIISSSEVHNVN; translated from the exons GAGTACACAGGCCCCGGCGAACAAGAAGTTGAGAAGCCATCGAAGGAGGAATTCAAGGTCGCCAAATGGATGAAAGCAAACGTCAAATCAAAGAAAACGAAATTCCTCAGCCATAATGTGCAGTATTTCATATCGAATAAGGCGCTAGATGCCTTGCTAAAATCGAAATTCGCACAAGGCAATGACGCGCTCTTCACCACACGTGAACAGGCTATCGAATTTTTGGATGTGATGTTGGAGCATAAATTTTTCCATCGCGCCAAAAAAGTGCCCGTCTCGTTGGAGGAGATGCGCGGCAGTGGGGCAACTACAGGTAGCAAAACAACGAAAAACAAAAGTGATGAAAAAGAGCCACAGCACAAGAAGAAGGAGAAGGATGAGAAGAAAGATACCGAGGCTGAAGCCGAAGCCAGCGGTGCCAATGGCATGGGTGATGGCAATATAAGTGCTGGTGCCGGCAGTGGTGGTGGCGGTGCAGTTGAGAAGAAAGAGAAGCGCAAGCGAAAAATACGCTTGGACATGCATCATGAACAGGTTTTCGTTGATGGTTCCGAGCCGTACATTTGGATTTATGACCCCATACCAATACACTACTGGATTTACGGTCTAATCTTATTGCTGGGCGCCATACTGATTTGTTTGTTCCCACTCTGGCCACCACTTTTGCGTAAAGGTGTCTACTATTTGTCTGTGGCGGCGGCTGGATTCCTCGTACTCATATTGACTTTGACAGTAATACGTCTGATTGTTTTCACACTCGTATGGCTGGTGACTTATGGTAAATTGCATTTCTGGCTGCTGCCGAACTTAACCGAAGACGTTGGATTCTTTGCATCATTTTGGCCACTCTACGAA AGCAACTATGTTGCTGAGGAAGAAAAATCGAAATCCTCGGAGAAACGCAACAAGTCCAAATCTAAGAAGAAAGAGAAGGACAGCGATGCAGAAGAAGACACGGCACCCGAAGCGATACCACTGGAAGCGGAGAAGATCGAAGAGGTGAAGGAACATGACGCGGACATCGAGTTACGTCGCCGCAAAGCCACTGGCGATAACACTGCGTGCGCCGTAGAGGCCGCGAGTAGCAGTGCTGCAGATGGCGTTGATAACAGCGAAGCGACCGCTGAGTCAGACGTTAAAGG CTCGCACACTCCATCTGAATCAGATTCGGAAATCTCCGCCAAGGATCAGTTCGAGATCATCAGTTCGAGCGAAGTGCATAAtgttaattaa
- the LOC126752193 gene encoding uncharacterized protein LOC126752193 isoform X1: MHTHTFAANSSSKQVRALKPSDVKKNLSHSISQYALQLKFYCIETIQSVSEAEIMSRRRKCNKLVESENESVDEFSDEEHYNDVLKTAGAQNLFNNPVMAFLATLSSIIFWCIYWLAKALIVFAGIFMIITFIFPHKIVGLLNRFLDQQKVEQYFKDEL, from the exons atgcacacacacacattcgcagCAAATAGCAGCAGTAAGCAAGTGCGCGCCTTAAAACCGTCAGACGTAAAGAAAAACCTGAG ccACTCAATTAGTCAATACGCACTGCAATTAAAATTCTACTGCATCGAAACAATACAATCCGTTAGTGAAGCAGAAATTATGAGTAGGCGacgaaaatgcaacaaattgGTGGAATCTGAGAATGAGAGTGTGGATGAGTTCAGCGATGAAGAGCACTACAATGATGTGCTAAAAACTGCGGGGGCACAGAATTTATTTAACAACCCTGTAATGGCATTTCTCGCTACACTGAGCAGCATAATTTTCTGGTGCATCTATTGGTTGGCAAAGGCGCTGATCGTG tttgctGGCATCTTTATGATTATTACCTTCATATTTCCACATAAAATCGTTGGACTTCTCAACCGCTTTTTGGATCAGCAGAAAGTGGAGCAGTACTTCAAGGATGAGTTGTAG